The Candidatus Thorarchaeota archaeon genome window below encodes:
- a CDS encoding homoaconitate hydratase codes for MESLEEAGLAVDYNKLEETRPKSLPDKIFIWDETLRDGEQTPGVALTNGEKVDIAKMLDEVGTSLVVVGFPAVSEGEKEAVAAVAKEGFTNATVGAPARAVIEDIDHCIEAGVEEVPIFIATSDFRLKYQLRMTREEMLDRLTKCIEYGKDHGLTIDYIAEDTTRSNMDFLCKVYKTAIDAGADKICVADTVGFVRPRVMRYIMRGIKDRLWSKSKYKVPISVHCHDDFGLAAANTLAAIEEGAIYPQVCVNGYGERAGNAAFEEIVMALESLYGIDTGIDTEKIHELSELVERHFVVPLPLHKPITGDNAFTHSSGIHSHGQLTHSMTYEPISPETVGRKREFHLGKFVGRHFVEYLLKMGGVKASKDQAQEITERVKKTHEDLKKKQSLESFDRIKEDLKELRTGVSEQDFWAIAFDVLE; via the coding sequence ATGGAGTCTCTAGAAGAAGCCGGATTGGCTGTCGATTATAACAAGCTCGAAGAGACCAGACCAAAGAGTCTCCCAGACAAGATTTTCATCTGGGACGAGACCCTCAGGGATGGCGAGCAGACACCTGGAGTCGCACTTACCAATGGCGAGAAGGTCGACATTGCGAAAATGCTGGATGAGGTAGGAACATCCCTTGTTGTGGTCGGTTTTCCTGCAGTATCAGAAGGCGAAAAGGAAGCTGTTGCAGCGGTAGCCAAGGAAGGATTCACTAATGCTACTGTCGGCGCCCCAGCGAGGGCAGTCATCGAGGATATCGATCACTGCATTGAAGCAGGAGTAGAAGAAGTTCCTATTTTCATAGCCACCTCTGATTTCCGATTGAAGTACCAGCTTCGTATGACTAGAGAGGAGATGCTTGATCGCCTCACCAAGTGCATAGAGTATGGCAAGGATCATGGACTAACAATCGATTACATTGCAGAAGATACGACCAGAAGCAATATGGACTTTCTGTGCAAAGTGTATAAGACTGCCATCGATGCAGGAGCAGACAAGATATGTGTAGCAGATACTGTTGGTTTTGTCCGTCCTAGAGTTATGAGGTATATAATGCGGGGAATCAAAGATCGGCTTTGGTCGAAAAGCAAATACAAGGTTCCAATTTCTGTACATTGTCATGATGATTTCGGACTTGCAGCAGCAAATACATTGGCTGCTATAGAAGAGGGTGCAATCTACCCCCAAGTTTGTGTCAATGGCTATGGAGAACGGGCTGGAAATGCAGCATTCGAAGAAATCGTTATGGCACTTGAGAGTCTGTACGGTATCGATACCGGCATAGACACAGAGAAAATCCATGAACTCTCAGAATTAGTGGAACGACATTTTGTAGTTCCACTACCACTTCACAAGCCGATAACCGGAGACAATGCGTTCACACATTCAAGCGGTATCCATTCCCACGGTCAACTTACTCACTCGATGACATATGAGCCAATCAGTCCAGAAACAGTCGGAAGAAAACGGGAATTCCACCTTGGCAAATTCGTTGGTAGACATTTTGTTGAATATCTCCTCAAAATGGGAGGGGTAAAGGCAAGCAAGGATCAAGCTCAAGAAATCACAGAGCGTGTCAAGAAAACCCACGAGGACTTGAAGAAGAAGCAGTCACTCGAATCCTTTGACAGGATTAAGGAAGACCTCAAAGAACTGAGGACTGGCGTATCTGAGCAGGATTTTTGGGCTATAGCTTTTGATGTCCTAGAGTAA